A genomic window from Pseudonocardia broussonetiae includes:
- a CDS encoding DUF3105 domain-containing protein: MRRTTHALSLAAPLATAALLLSGCGVLPGQAAQVDLAAFTPTAEVRDPSTQIDGVVGEVFENPQHVGPDQRVAYTSTPPIGGAHDQAWAACSGVVYPRPLRSENAVHSLEHGAVWITYDPDEVDGAALDALIARVEGQPYMLLSPYPGQGSPVSLQSWGHQLALDDADDPRIDQFVAALRQNRYTHPEPGASCDEIGQGYFDRDAPPPFAPTPGASEVDGDAVVAQ; the protein is encoded by the coding sequence GTGCGCCGGACCACTCACGCCCTGTCGCTCGCGGCCCCGCTCGCCACCGCGGCCCTGCTGCTTTCCGGGTGCGGCGTGCTGCCGGGGCAGGCGGCGCAGGTCGACCTCGCCGCGTTCACCCCGACCGCCGAGGTCCGGGACCCGTCGACGCAGATCGACGGCGTCGTGGGGGAGGTGTTCGAGAACCCGCAGCACGTCGGCCCCGACCAGCGCGTGGCGTACACGTCCACGCCGCCGATCGGCGGCGCGCACGACCAGGCGTGGGCCGCGTGCAGCGGCGTGGTCTACCCGCGTCCGCTGCGCAGCGAGAACGCCGTCCACTCCCTGGAGCACGGCGCCGTGTGGATCACCTACGACCCCGACGAGGTCGACGGCGCCGCGCTCGACGCGCTCATCGCCCGCGTCGAGGGACAGCCGTACATGCTGCTCTCGCCCTACCCCGGGCAGGGGTCGCCGGTGTCGCTGCAGTCGTGGGGCCACCAGCTCGCCCTCGACGACGCCGACGACCCGCGCATCGACCAGTTCGTCGCCGCGCTGCGCCAGAACCGCTACACCCACCCCGAGCCCGGTGCCTCGTGCGACGAGATCGGCCAGGGCTACTTCGACCGCGACGCCCCGCCCCCCTTCGCCCCCACCCCGGGGGCGTCGGAGGTCGACGGGGACGCGGTCGTCGCGCAGTAG
- a CDS encoding thiamine pyrophosphate-binding protein, whose product MDALRTGATAVAETLAAHGVDTAFGAPGHPLHRPLVDAGVAVVALPDDDAARRAAAAYARVGGRPGVLLSARPDRLGGTGTLLVLTARGDGPARGADDTAAAVADALTAMRRGRLRTVSVDVAPDVLDGAWDGRPPAAADASPPVADPDAVARAADLLRAAEKPLVVVGAGAVGAGGELTELVQALGAPVVTTTSGKGVVDDGHPLSAGASVRLPAVAGAAADSDVVLVVGSGFACPDGVPVIGIDVDADRLPPGGVGLLGDAAATVAALRAALPRWASGIGVVRAAALRAECREQARADGRAFELVNDVLREALPAHGVLVGGATPVSRLGSVHFFPVPAPRLFCDGGLPAAVGASMVRPARPVVALLGTGALACASAELAAAVELGLALPVVVVRDGSDDGRTDGRTPHDVRALEVRADEPDDLPDLLLDAWEADRPTVIRLG is encoded by the coding sequence ATGGACGCGCTGCGCACGGGAGCCACTGCGGTCGCCGAGACGCTCGCCGCGCACGGCGTCGACACCGCCTTCGGCGCCCCCGGCCACCCGCTCCACCGCCCGCTCGTCGACGCCGGGGTGGCCGTGGTCGCCCTCCCCGACGACGACGCCGCCCGACGGGCCGCCGCGGCCTACGCGCGCGTCGGCGGGCGACCCGGCGTGCTGCTGTCCGCGAGGCCGGACCGGCTGGGCGGCACCGGGACGCTGCTCGTCCTCACCGCGCGCGGCGACGGCCCGGCCCGCGGCGCCGACGACACCGCCGCCGCGGTCGCCGATGCGCTCACGGCGATGCGCCGGGGGCGGCTGCGGACCGTGTCGGTCGACGTGGCACCGGACGTCCTCGACGGCGCGTGGGACGGCCGCCCGCCCGCCGCCGCCGACGCGAGCCCGCCCGTCGCCGACCCCGACGCCGTCGCGCGGGCCGCCGACCTGCTGCGCGCCGCGGAGAAGCCGCTGGTCGTCGTCGGGGCCGGGGCGGTCGGCGCCGGCGGCGAGCTGACCGAGCTGGTGCAGGCCCTCGGCGCGCCCGTCGTCACCACGACGAGCGGCAAGGGCGTCGTCGACGACGGGCACCCGCTGTCGGCGGGCGCCTCGGTCCGCCTGCCCGCGGTGGCCGGCGCGGCCGCCGACAGCGACGTCGTCCTCGTGGTGGGTAGCGGGTTCGCCTGCCCCGACGGCGTGCCGGTGATCGGGATCGACGTCGACGCGGACCGCCTGCCGCCCGGCGGGGTCGGCCTCCTCGGCGACGCGGCCGCCACCGTCGCCGCCCTGCGCGCGGCCCTGCCCCGGTGGGCATCGGGGATCGGCGTCGTCCGCGCGGCGGCGCTGCGCGCGGAGTGCCGCGAGCAGGCCCGCGCCGACGGCCGCGCGTTCGAGCTCGTCAACGACGTCCTGCGCGAGGCCCTGCCCGCCCACGGGGTGCTCGTCGGCGGCGCCACCCCGGTCTCGCGGCTGGGCTCGGTGCACTTCTTCCCGGTCCCGGCCCCGCGCCTGTTCTGCGACGGCGGGCTGCCCGCGGCCGTCGGGGCGTCGATGGTGCGGCCCGCGCGCCCGGTGGTCGCGCTGCTCGGCACGGGCGCGCTGGCCTGCGCCTCCGCGGAGCTCGCGGCCGCCGTCGAGCTGGGGCTCGCGCTGCCCGTCGTCGTGGTGCGCGACGGCAGCGACGACGGCCGCACCGACGGCCGGACGCCCCACGACGTCCGCGCGCTCGAGGTGCGCGCCGACGAGCCCGACGACCTCCCCGACCTGCTCCTCGACGCGTGGGAGGCAGACCGGCCCACGGTGATCCGGCTGGGCTGA
- a CDS encoding D-alanine--D-alanine ligase family protein, giving the protein MTGRTRVAVVFGGRSSEHAISCVSAGSVLGHVDRERFEIVPVGITPAGAWVLGSDDPRELAISGRELPSVDGSRTALALPGDPTRGGIVVLDADRAGEVFSGVDVVFPVLHGPYGEDGTIQGLLEMAGVPYVGAGVLASAAGMDKEFTKKLLAAEGLPVGTVVVLRPHVPTLTADERERVGLPAFVKPARAGSSVGITRVTDWADLDAAIATAREHDPKVLVEAAVVGREIEVGVLEFPDGSVRASVAAEIRLVGDVEWYDFDAKYLDDVCEFDIPAKLDDEVSDRVREMAVAAFRALDGQGLARVDFFVGADGELTVNEVNTMPGFTPISMFPRVWAVTGLDYPTLLTTLIDTALARGTGLR; this is encoded by the coding sequence ATGACGGGACGCACCAGGGTGGCCGTGGTCTTCGGCGGGCGCAGCAGCGAGCACGCGATCTCCTGCGTGTCGGCGGGCAGCGTGCTGGGCCACGTCGACCGCGAGCGGTTCGAGATCGTCCCGGTCGGGATCACCCCGGCCGGGGCCTGGGTCCTGGGCAGCGACGACCCCCGCGAGCTGGCGATCTCCGGCCGCGAGCTCCCCTCGGTCGACGGCTCCCGCACCGCCCTCGCCCTGCCCGGCGACCCCACCCGCGGCGGCATCGTCGTCCTCGACGCCGACCGCGCCGGTGAGGTGTTCTCCGGCGTCGACGTCGTGTTCCCGGTGCTGCACGGCCCCTACGGCGAGGACGGCACGATCCAGGGGCTGCTGGAGATGGCGGGCGTGCCCTACGTCGGCGCGGGCGTGCTGGCCAGCGCCGCGGGCATGGACAAGGAGTTCACCAAGAAGCTGCTCGCCGCCGAGGGGCTGCCGGTCGGCACCGTCGTCGTGCTCCGTCCGCACGTCCCGACGCTCACGGCCGACGAGCGCGAGCGCGTCGGGCTGCCGGCGTTCGTCAAGCCCGCCCGGGCCGGATCGTCGGTCGGGATCACCCGCGTCACCGACTGGGCCGACCTCGACGCCGCGATCGCCACCGCCCGCGAGCACGACCCGAAGGTGCTGGTCGAGGCCGCGGTCGTCGGGCGGGAGATCGAGGTCGGGGTGCTGGAGTTCCCCGACGGCTCGGTCCGCGCGAGCGTGGCGGCCGAGATCCGCCTCGTCGGTGACGTCGAGTGGTACGACTTCGACGCCAAGTACCTCGACGACGTCTGCGAGTTCGACATCCCCGCCAAGCTCGACGACGAGGTGTCCGACCGCGTCCGCGAGATGGCCGTGGCCGCGTTCCGCGCGCTCGACGGCCAGGGCCTCGCCCGCGTCGACTTCTTCGTGGGCGCCGACGGCGAGCTCACCGTGAACGAGGTCAACACGATGCCCGGCTTCACGCCGATCTCGATGTTCCCGCGGGTCTGGGCCGTGACCGGCCTCGACTACCCGACGCTGCTCACGACCCTGATCGACACGGCCCTCGCGCGCGGGACGGGCCTCCGCTAG
- a CDS encoding metal-dependent transcriptional regulator, which produces MVTMSRATEDYLKAIYNLAHLGGPVTTSTLATELGVSSPSVSAMLKRLEDGALLDRPDHRTVALTPEGERAALRVVRRHRLLETFLARVLDVPWDEVHEEAELLEHALSDRLEERIDAALGHPTHDPHGDPIPPRDGPHVEVRGTPLDDVPAGARFCVDRVSDRDSAALRYLGDLGVVPGAELSVEEQAPFGGPRWVRVGDDRHALGAALTGLVHGHVVV; this is translated from the coding sequence ATGGTGACGATGTCCCGGGCCACCGAGGACTACCTCAAGGCGATCTACAACCTCGCCCATCTCGGGGGACCCGTCACCACCAGCACCCTGGCCACCGAGCTGGGGGTGTCCTCGCCGTCGGTGTCGGCGATGCTCAAGCGGCTCGAGGACGGCGCGCTGCTCGACCGGCCCGACCACCGCACCGTCGCCCTCACCCCCGAGGGCGAGCGCGCCGCGCTGCGGGTCGTGCGCCGCCACCGGCTGCTGGAGACCTTCCTCGCCCGCGTTCTCGACGTGCCCTGGGACGAGGTGCACGAGGAGGCCGAGCTCCTGGAGCACGCGCTGTCCGACCGGCTCGAGGAGCGCATCGACGCCGCGCTCGGCCACCCCACGCACGACCCCCACGGCGACCCGATCCCGCCCCGCGACGGCCCGCACGTCGAGGTCCGGGGCACCCCGCTCGACGACGTGCCGGCCGGCGCGCGCTTCTGCGTCGACCGCGTGTCCGACCGCGACAGCGCCGCCCTGCGCTACCTCGGCGACCTGGGCGTCGTGCCGGGCGCGGAGCTGTCGGTGGAGGAGCAGGCCCCGTTCGGCGGGCCGCGCTGGGTGCGCGTGGGCGACGACCGGCACGCGCTGGGCGCCGCCCTGACCGGGCTCGTGCACGGGCACGTGGTCGTCTAG
- a CDS encoding (Fe-S)-binding protein has product MTTPAGSADTNLPQTGPSAFDGHRPPDRDLLDDCVHCGFCLPTCPTYQLWGEEMDSPRGRIYLMDLAEKGEISLEGTFREHIDACLGCMACVTACPSGVQYDRLLESVRPQIERNVERDRGDALFRDAIFALFPYTRRLRAAALPGALYQQLRKIPGVAKLASALPGRLAAMESLLPPVSVREAFARLPVFTPAVGTRRGRVALLSGCVQDVFFHRVNEATVRVLAAEGYDVLVPRDQQCCGALELHAGREESALGRARRTIARFETLDVDSVITNVAGCGSSMKEYGHLLSDDEAWAERATAFSARVRDVHEVLAALEPVAVRHPVRGRVAYHDACHLGHAQKVRAQPRAVIRTIPEVELVDLPEAELCCGSAGIYNMVMPDAAAELGERKAANVRSVSPDVIVTANPGCLLQIGKYMADDGVPILHPVQLLDASIRGVPVPRT; this is encoded by the coding sequence ATGACGACCCCCGCCGGCTCCGCCGACACCAACCTGCCGCAGACCGGGCCCAGCGCCTTCGACGGCCACCGCCCGCCCGACCGCGACCTGCTCGACGACTGCGTGCACTGCGGCTTCTGCCTGCCGACCTGCCCGACCTACCAGCTGTGGGGCGAGGAGATGGACTCCCCGCGCGGGCGCATCTACCTCATGGACCTCGCCGAGAAGGGCGAGATCTCCCTGGAGGGCACGTTCCGCGAGCACATCGACGCGTGCCTGGGCTGCATGGCGTGCGTGACGGCGTGCCCGTCGGGCGTGCAGTACGACCGGCTGCTGGAGTCGGTGCGCCCGCAGATCGAGCGCAACGTCGAGCGCGACCGCGGCGACGCCCTGTTCCGCGACGCGATCTTCGCCCTGTTCCCCTACACGCGGCGGCTGCGCGCGGCCGCGCTGCCCGGGGCGCTCTACCAGCAGCTGCGCAAGATCCCGGGCGTCGCGAAGCTGGCGTCGGCGCTGCCGGGACGGCTCGCGGCCATGGAGTCGCTGCTGCCGCCGGTGTCGGTGCGCGAGGCGTTCGCGCGGCTGCCCGTCTTCACCCCCGCCGTCGGGACGCGGCGCGGGCGGGTCGCGCTGCTGTCGGGCTGCGTGCAGGACGTGTTCTTCCACCGGGTCAACGAGGCGACGGTGCGGGTGCTCGCCGCCGAGGGCTACGACGTGCTGGTGCCCCGCGACCAGCAGTGCTGCGGCGCGCTGGAGCTGCACGCCGGGCGGGAGGAGTCGGCGCTGGGCCGGGCGCGGCGCACGATCGCGCGGTTCGAGACCCTCGACGTCGACAGCGTGATCACCAACGTCGCCGGCTGCGGGTCGTCGATGAAGGAGTACGGCCACCTGCTCTCCGACGACGAGGCCTGGGCCGAGCGGGCCACGGCCTTCAGCGCCCGGGTCCGCGACGTCCACGAGGTGCTGGCCGCGCTCGAACCGGTCGCCGTGCGCCACCCCGTCCGCGGCCGCGTCGCCTACCACGACGCCTGCCACCTGGGGCACGCGCAGAAGGTGCGGGCCCAGCCGCGCGCGGTGATCCGCACGATCCCCGAGGTCGAGCTCGTCGACCTCCCCGAGGCCGAGCTGTGCTGCGGCAGCGCCGGGATCTACAACATGGTGATGCCCGACGCGGCGGCCGAGCTGGGCGAGCGCAAGGCCGCGAACGTGCGGTCGGTGTCGCCGGACGTGATCGTCACGGCCAACCCGGGCTGCCTGCTGCAGATCGGCAAGTACATGGCCGACGACGGGGTGCCGATCCTGCACCCGGTCCAGCTGCTGGACGCCTCGATCCGCGGGGTGCCGGTGCCGCGGACCTGA
- a CDS encoding L-lactate permease: MWSRAVSSEPVQILQTSLAQYQQDPEAVGGLGLSALVSVVPLAVVLVLLGVLRVRAQWAALAGLAAALLVAVVGFGMPFGMSLSAAAHGAVFGLFPILWIVVNALWVFNMTVATGHFDVLRRSFGTLSIDTRTQAILVAFCFGGLLEALAGFGAPVAITSVMLVALGFAPLKAAVVALVANTAPVAFGAMGVPVITLAQVTGLPLDVVSSTVGRQTPLLALFVPLVLVFIVDGRRGLREAWVPAVGCGVVFALGQFLTSNFLSVELTDIVASLLGAVAVFALARVQPNAVWAARQPAVASPGGPGTAQAPDSRTEIRKAYAPYAIIIVVFALAQLPGIKQALASVKIAFPWPGLDVLTPDGARDKVNDFSFSVLSTAGTLMVLAGVIVAVVLGVGLRRTLTTWATTVAELKWAILTVASVLALAYVMNASGQTTSIGLFVAGAGAALAFLSPVLGWFAVAVTGSDTSANALFGSLQVTAAQGAGLPPELLASANSSGGVLGKMLSPQNLTIAAAAVRLEGQEGTLLRKVIGWSLGMLVILSTLIALQATPVLSWMLP; encoded by the coding sequence ATGTGGTCCAGGGCAGTGTCGTCCGAACCGGTGCAGATCCTCCAGACATCGCTGGCGCAGTACCAGCAGGACCCCGAGGCGGTGGGCGGGCTCGGGCTGTCCGCGCTCGTCTCGGTGGTGCCGCTCGCCGTGGTGCTCGTCCTGCTGGGCGTGCTGCGGGTGCGGGCGCAGTGGGCGGCGCTGGCCGGGCTCGCCGCGGCGCTCCTGGTCGCCGTCGTCGGGTTCGGGATGCCGTTCGGGATGTCGCTGTCGGCGGCCGCGCACGGTGCCGTGTTCGGGCTCTTCCCGATCCTGTGGATCGTGGTGAACGCCCTGTGGGTGTTCAACATGACCGTCGCCACCGGCCACTTCGACGTCCTGCGCCGCAGCTTCGGGACGCTGTCGATCGACACGCGGACGCAGGCCATCCTCGTCGCGTTCTGCTTCGGCGGGCTGCTGGAGGCCCTCGCCGGCTTCGGGGCGCCCGTCGCGATCACCTCGGTGATGCTGGTGGCGCTGGGCTTCGCGCCCCTCAAGGCCGCCGTCGTCGCGCTGGTCGCCAACACCGCCCCGGTCGCGTTCGGCGCGATGGGCGTCCCGGTCATCACCCTGGCCCAGGTCACCGGGCTGCCGCTGGACGTCGTCTCGTCGACGGTCGGCCGCCAGACCCCGCTGCTCGCGCTGTTCGTCCCGCTCGTGCTGGTGTTCATCGTCGACGGGCGCCGCGGCCTGCGCGAGGCGTGGGTGCCGGCGGTCGGATGCGGCGTGGTGTTCGCGCTCGGGCAGTTCCTGACGTCGAACTTCCTCTCCGTGGAGCTCACCGACATCGTCGCCTCGCTGCTGGGCGCGGTCGCGGTCTTCGCGCTCGCCCGCGTCCAGCCGAACGCGGTGTGGGCGGCGCGCCAGCCCGCCGTCGCCTCCCCGGGCGGCCCGGGCACCGCCCAGGCCCCCGACTCGCGGACCGAGATCCGCAAGGCCTACGCGCCCTACGCGATCATCATCGTCGTCTTCGCGCTGGCCCAGCTGCCCGGCATCAAGCAGGCCCTGGCGTCGGTCAAGATCGCCTTCCCGTGGCCGGGCCTCGACGTCCTCACCCCCGACGGCGCCCGCGACAAGGTCAACGACTTCTCGTTCTCGGTCCTGTCGACGGCCGGCACGCTGATGGTGCTCGCCGGCGTCATCGTGGCGGTCGTGCTCGGCGTCGGGCTCCGCCGGACGCTCACCACCTGGGCCACGACCGTCGCCGAGCTCAAGTGGGCGATCCTCACCGTCGCCTCGGTGCTCGCGCTGGCCTACGTCATGAACGCCTCGGGCCAGACCACCTCGATCGGCCTGTTCGTCGCCGGGGCGGGCGCGGCGCTCGCGTTCCTGTCGCCGGTGCTGGGCTGGTTCGCGGTGGCCGTGACCGGCTCCGACACCTCGGCCAACGCGCTGTTCGGCTCCCTGCAGGTCACCGCGGCCCAGGGCGCCGGGCTGCCGCCGGAGCTCCTGGCCAGCGCCAACTCCTCGGGCGGCGTGCTGGGCAAGATGCTGAGCCCGCAGAACCTGACGATCGCCGCGGCGGCCGTCCGGCTCGAGGGCCAGGAAGGCACGCTGCTGCGCAAGGTCATCGGCTGGAGCCTGGGCATGCTCGTGATCCTGTCCACGCTCATCGCGCTGCAGGCCACGCCGGTGCTCAGCTGGATGCTGCCCTGA
- a CDS encoding Lrp/AsnC ligand binding domain-containing protein, producing MVQAYILVQTEVGKAAAVASAIAGITGVISAEDVTGPYDVIVRAEADDVDLLGQLVVAQVQGVNGITRTLTCPVVHLPS from the coding sequence GTGGTGCAGGCGTACATCTTGGTCCAGACCGAGGTCGGGAAGGCCGCGGCCGTGGCCTCCGCGATCGCCGGGATCACCGGGGTGATCTCGGCGGAGGACGTCACCGGGCCCTACGACGTCATCGTGCGCGCGGAGGCCGACGATGTCGACCTCCTCGGGCAGCTCGTCGTCGCGCAGGTGCAGGGCGTCAACGGGATCACCCGCACGCTGACCTGCCCGGTGGTCCACCTCCCCTCCTGA
- a CDS encoding DUF3515 domain-containing protein, which produces MPAPTRRPPLPVLIAIALPLLLAVVVAGIGLTARFSEPAAPGPDTSPLATPPVEAPAASGPECTALLARLDGDLPAGDATLPVRPLADPAPAGVRAWAAVPRPVVLRCGLPRPQELTPTSALLEIDGVQWLELDDGVPEPVVVTYVAVDRPVYVVLTTPVDAGSGPLQAVSGVVRDTLPATPVAVR; this is translated from the coding sequence GTGCCCGCCCCCACCCGACGCCCGCCGCTGCCGGTCCTCATCGCGATCGCGCTGCCGCTGCTGCTCGCCGTGGTGGTGGCGGGCATCGGGCTCACCGCCCGGTTCTCCGAGCCCGCCGCGCCCGGCCCGGACACCTCGCCGCTGGCCACTCCCCCCGTCGAGGCGCCCGCCGCCTCCGGCCCGGAGTGCACCGCGCTGCTCGCCCGCCTCGACGGCGACCTCCCCGCGGGCGACGCCACCCTCCCCGTCCGCCCGCTGGCCGATCCCGCGCCCGCCGGCGTCCGCGCCTGGGCCGCCGTCCCCCGCCCGGTCGTGCTGCGCTGCGGGCTCCCCCGCCCGCAGGAGCTCACACCCACGTCCGCGCTGCTGGAGATCGACGGCGTGCAGTGGCTGGAGCTCGACGACGGCGTGCCCGAGCCCGTCGTCGTCACCTACGTCGCCGTCGACCGGCCCGTCTACGTCGTCCTGACCACGCCGGTCGACGCCGGGAGCGGCCCGCTGCAGGCCGTCTCCGGCGTGGTGCGCGACACACTGCCCGCCACCCCCGTGGCGGTCAGGTAA
- a CDS encoding MarR family winged helix-turn-helix transcriptional regulator, protein MESERVPLMASSSVLMLVGAGRILGRRVESELAGLGLTLRHLGALGHLVHRPELSYSDLARRAGVTAQSMHATVRGLEELGAVRRALPGQGHRARLEVTDRGHELLDRVRASAQRLDDELLADLTDEQRAALRAALRSLVVPPGPGPSLAP, encoded by the coding sequence ATGGAGTCCGAGCGGGTGCCGCTGATGGCGTCGTCGTCGGTGCTGATGCTCGTCGGCGCGGGGCGGATCCTGGGGCGGCGGGTGGAGTCGGAGCTGGCCGGGCTGGGGCTCACGCTGCGGCACCTGGGCGCGCTCGGGCACCTCGTGCACCGGCCCGAGCTGTCCTACAGCGACCTGGCCCGGCGCGCCGGCGTCACGGCGCAGAGCATGCACGCCACCGTCCGCGGGCTGGAGGAGCTCGGCGCCGTGCGGCGCGCGCTGCCCGGCCAGGGGCACCGGGCGCGCCTGGAGGTGACCGACCGCGGCCACGAGCTGCTCGACCGGGTCCGCGCCTCCGCGCAGCGGCTGGACGACGAACTCCTCGCCGACCTCACCGACGAGCAGCGCGCCGCACTGCGGGCCGCGCTGCGGTCCCTGGTCGTCCCGCCGGGCCCGGGGCCTAGTCTCGCGCCATGA
- a CDS encoding DUF2269 family protein, with product MTAFLLSVHVIAAIVLIGPVTVATSLFPRYAREGNTAVVDALHRISRVYAVLGVSVPAFGLATGAAMGVLGDAWLIVSILLTAGAAALLALVVLPGQSRAVAALHADGTTAASPRLATASGVFALTWAVVVVLMIVRPGSTTGV from the coding sequence GTGACCGCTTTCCTGCTCTCCGTCCACGTGATCGCCGCGATCGTGCTCATCGGCCCCGTCACCGTCGCCACCAGCCTGTTCCCCCGCTACGCGCGGGAGGGGAACACCGCCGTCGTCGACGCGCTGCACCGGATCAGCCGGGTGTACGCCGTGCTGGGCGTGTCGGTGCCCGCGTTCGGGCTGGCCACCGGCGCGGCGATGGGGGTACTCGGCGACGCCTGGCTGATCGTGTCGATCCTGCTGACGGCGGGCGCCGCGGCGCTGCTCGCGCTCGTCGTGCTCCCCGGCCAGAGCCGCGCCGTCGCCGCGCTGCACGCGGACGGCACGACGGCGGCGTCCCCGCGCCTGGCGACGGCGTCCGGCGTCTTCGCGCTCACGTGGGCCGTCGTCGTGGTGCTGATGATCGTGCGCCCCGGCTCCACGACGGGCGTCTGA
- a CDS encoding FAD-binding oxidoreductase, translated as MNSPLTHPAPTTTLRPTDLAGVRDAVRDTPGRIAVAGAGSAAGWAGALEPVDAVLDVSGLSGVITHNPGDMTVSAHAGTPLRALVEELSEHGQHVCIDAARIADGATLGGLVATGDAGPAALVHGTLRDLVIGVTVVLADATVARSGGHVIKNVAGYDLAKLLHGSHGTLGVIAEVVLRLHPVPQRTATLVVDAPLARAAEIAARVLEGPFEPAALEWVSDGSGRLLVRVEGTDEALPARVSRLREVLGGASATDIVSGERHSHPTTSGESAVRSEDPWLRHAELTRGTPDAAVLRIGAKPSVLPGLVSELAPAAATVGLGTGVATLSLAPDAVADAHRRVHAVGGTSQLRARPPGADAPAWGPPPSALPVLQALKHALDPDGRFGPGRFSPWM; from the coding sequence GTGAACAGCCCGCTGACGCACCCCGCACCCACCACCACGCTGCGGCCCACCGACCTCGCCGGCGTCCGCGACGCCGTGCGCGACACCCCTGGCCGGATCGCCGTCGCCGGTGCCGGCTCGGCCGCGGGCTGGGCCGGCGCGCTCGAGCCCGTCGACGCCGTCCTCGACGTGTCCGGCCTGTCCGGCGTGATCACCCACAACCCCGGCGACATGACGGTGTCCGCGCACGCCGGCACGCCGCTGCGCGCGCTGGTCGAGGAGCTGTCCGAGCACGGCCAGCACGTCTGCATCGACGCCGCCCGGATCGCCGACGGCGCCACGCTCGGCGGGCTCGTCGCCACCGGTGACGCCGGCCCGGCGGCGCTGGTGCACGGGACGCTGCGCGACCTCGTCATCGGCGTCACCGTCGTGCTCGCCGACGCCACCGTGGCCCGCAGCGGCGGGCACGTCATCAAGAACGTCGCCGGGTACGACCTGGCCAAGCTGCTGCACGGCTCGCACGGCACGCTCGGGGTGATCGCCGAGGTCGTGCTGCGGCTGCACCCGGTGCCGCAGCGCACCGCGACGCTCGTCGTCGACGCCCCGCTGGCGCGCGCCGCGGAGATCGCCGCCCGCGTGCTGGAGGGCCCGTTCGAGCCGGCCGCGCTGGAGTGGGTCAGCGACGGCAGCGGGCGGCTGCTCGTGCGCGTCGAGGGCACCGACGAGGCGCTCCCGGCGCGGGTGTCGCGGCTGCGGGAGGTGCTGGGCGGGGCCTCGGCCACCGACATCGTCTCGGGCGAACGGCACTCTCACCCGACCACGTCGGGCGAGAGTGCCGTTCGCTCCGAGGATCCCTGGCTGCGCCACGCCGAGCTCACCCGCGGCACCCCGGACGCCGCCGTGCTGCGGATCGGGGCGAAGCCGTCGGTGCTGCCCGGGCTGGTGTCCGAGCTCGCGCCCGCCGCCGCGACGGTCGGGCTGGGCACCGGCGTCGCCACGCTCTCGCTGGCGCCCGACGCCGTGGCCGACGCGCACCGCCGCGTGCACGCCGTCGGGGGCACGTCCCAGCTGCGCGCCCGCCCGCCGGGCGCCGACGCCCCCGCCTGGGGCCCGCCGCCGTCGGCCCTGCCGGTGCTGCAGGCCCTCAAGCACGCGCTCGACCCGGACGGCCGCTTCGGTCCGGGCCGCTTCTCCCCCTGGATGTGA
- a CDS encoding isocitrate lyase/PEP mutase family protein — protein sequence MGNLLSGPSAPRARLRELLAGPGPLVAPGAYDALSARLVEQAGFDVVYMTGFGTTASLVGRPDVGLLSGTEMVDNARRIAAAVDVPVIADADTGYGNAINVVRTVQLYEQAGVAGIHLEDQVMPKKCGHMSGKAVIGAEEMAGKIRAAVAARRDPDFLLIARTDSAAVEGLDAAIARARSYAEAGADVLFVEAPTSEDDIARVADELKGVAPLVFNWAEGGRTPPITLDRIGELGFSLVLYPIGTLLAATAGIRSFLETLRAEGTPASTLPDLPTFEGFTDLIGLPEIHDLESRFRP from the coding sequence ATGGGGAACCTGTTGTCGGGGCCGAGCGCCCCCCGTGCCCGTCTCCGCGAGCTGCTGGCCGGCCCCGGCCCGCTCGTCGCCCCGGGTGCCTACGACGCGCTGTCGGCCCGGCTCGTCGAGCAGGCGGGGTTCGACGTCGTCTACATGACGGGGTTCGGCACCACGGCCTCGCTGGTCGGGCGGCCGGACGTCGGGCTGCTCAGCGGCACCGAGATGGTCGACAACGCGCGACGCATCGCCGCCGCCGTCGACGTCCCGGTGATCGCCGACGCCGACACCGGCTACGGCAACGCGATCAACGTCGTGCGCACGGTGCAGCTCTACGAGCAGGCGGGCGTCGCGGGGATCCACCTGGAGGACCAGGTGATGCCCAAGAAGTGCGGGCACATGAGCGGCAAGGCCGTGATCGGCGCCGAGGAGATGGCGGGCAAGATCCGCGCCGCCGTCGCCGCCCGCCGCGACCCCGACTTCCTGCTCATCGCGCGCACGGACTCCGCGGCCGTCGAGGGGCTGGACGCCGCGATCGCCCGCGCCCGCTCGTACGCCGAGGCGGGCGCCGACGTGCTGTTCGTCGAGGCCCCGACCAGCGAGGACGACATCGCCCGCGTGGCCGACGAGCTGAAGGGCGTCGCCCCGCTGGTGTTCAACTGGGCCGAGGGCGGGCGGACGCCGCCGATCACGCTCGACCGCATCGGCGAGCTGGGCTTCTCGCTCGTGCTCTACCCGATCGGCACGCTGCTCGCGGCCACGGCCGGCATCCGGTCGTTCCTGGAGACGCTGCGCGCCGAGGGCACGCCGGCGTCGACCCTGCCGGACCTGCCGACGTTCGAGGGCTTCACCGACCTCATCGGCCTGCCCGAGATCCACGACCTGGAGTCGCGCTTCCGGCCGTAG